Proteins encoded together in one Stigmatella aurantiaca window:
- a CDS encoding peroxiredoxin: MLTVGDKLPNFSVKATVSLEKGKEFATINQDTYKGKWIILFAWPKDFTFICPTEIAEFGKKNKDFNDRDAQVLGLSTDSEFVHHAWRTHHADLKNLPFPMLADLKHELCNALGILHKEEGVALRATFIIDPEGIIRHVSVNDLSVGRNVSEVVRTLDAFQTDELCPCNWQKGEETLTSKLAKAG, encoded by the coding sequence ATGCTGACCGTTGGCGACAAGCTTCCGAATTTCTCCGTGAAGGCCACCGTGAGCCTCGAGAAGGGCAAGGAGTTCGCGACCATCAACCAGGACACCTACAAGGGAAAGTGGATCATCCTGTTTGCGTGGCCCAAGGACTTCACCTTCATCTGCCCGACCGAGATCGCCGAGTTCGGGAAGAAGAACAAGGACTTCAATGACCGCGACGCGCAGGTGCTCGGCCTGAGCACCGACAGCGAGTTCGTGCACCACGCGTGGCGCACGCACCACGCGGACCTGAAGAACCTGCCCTTCCCCATGCTGGCGGACCTGAAGCACGAGCTGTGCAACGCGCTGGGCATCCTCCACAAGGAGGAGGGCGTGGCGCTGCGCGCCACCTTCATCATCGACCCCGAGGGCATCATCCGCCACGTGTCGGTGAACGACCTGTCGGTGGGCCGCAACGTCTCCGAGGTGGTGCGCACCCTGGACGCGTTCCAGACCGACGAGCTGTGCCCCTGCAACTGGCAGAAGGGTGAGGAGACCCTCACCTCGAAGCTGGCGAAGGCGGGGTAA